Below is a genomic region from Rosa chinensis cultivar Old Blush chromosome 5, RchiOBHm-V2, whole genome shotgun sequence.
GGTCGAGGTACCAATTGTCTAACAAATCGTAATGTTAGGTTGAATACgaaaatgaaattttcagaagttGGGTATGAAAGTGAAAAACACCCTATAGCTGATGGTTTTATTTGTAATTAATCCAGGAATGATCAGATCTCCTCTGTTCGTCCACTAATTGACGTCGaattgttggcatttggttCTTCTTGACGACATCAACCTACCACTGGTCTCAAATTCTCTAGTGAATTTCCCATGACGGTGAATTAAGGAGAGGAACCGTCAACAATTCTGatgtgttttgtttgtttgtttgtttttttttttttttttgcctttcttTGGTGATTGACCATATTCTAAGACGATTATGGTATTGTATTACATTTACTCTTCGAACTCTACACCTCATTCGAATTTCAATTAAAAGAGGAATAATTATGTACGTTTTTGGTGATATTTTCAATCCACCAGATCACACTTCCCTAAGGGAGTAAGGGGATCAGATGCAATATAATGTGTATCTAACAAGTTGTACTTAACTTGGAGCCAATGTGTTATATCTTTATCTGATTCATTACTTAGGGTTTAAGATTTATCACAACCTTAAACTCATACGTACTCTAGTTATATAATGCACACTCATTGTCCAAAATCCTTAACACTAACCATTTCAAGCAAAGATTCATCGAATATATGTACCATCAAATATCGACACATGACATTTTAATattcaaaataatttttcttgttATTGTTACATATTACGAAAATTTATTCCCACTCAATAATTGATTGGACCACACTAACACGCGGGTTTTAAGGAGTGTAGAgtgttctatttttttattttttttctttcaaaaaggGCCGGACTAATGAAATAACAGAATACATGGAGGGGACATTGTGCTTAAATCCCAAATTACAATTTGCATCAAGAGAACTTTATGAAATAATAACATTAGTTTCAAATAAAATAATGTATTATAGCAAGCACCAACTAACGAAAAGTGCTCTACTAGCAACTTCATTCGCTTCATAATTGTGGTGACATACCTGAAATATAACTGTATTACGAAGAAACATCATTACAACTTGCATagttttcccactatgttgccaccgaaATATAAATTcagtgacacttagtttcatcctaccactaggaggttgtgacCATTTGACCAATCAAGAAATTCACTGCCTGCCTAAAGCAAACACATTGCTGCCACTAGGCGGTACGTTGTGACCATTTATCAATGTAAGGAACTTGttgcctacctagagcagacaagacaGACAAGGAAGGACACGGTGCTTAATTGAATCAAATCACTTGAGAtgacactttttttttgttagtaatAATACTTCATTAATAAGCCCAAAGCAACCCAATTACAAGATAAATTTGATATAGGAAAATTACATCTCTAACCTAATATCACAGAGATCAGGACAAAAGATAGTAAccttaaaaattaaaacaaaaatatcCTAAAACTAGACTTCGCTGTCGCCAGCAATACCGTGCAGCCACAAAATGTTGCACCATAATCGACCAAGATGTAGCGAGAAGAGCCAAAATTCAGGGATACATTCTGAGAAAACAATGTCAATAAAACCCCAAAACATAGATCAAATCAAACCCTTGTGATCGATTGGATAGAACTTGAGTCAAACCATTTAATAATAATTTATTCACCAAATATGCCACACCGTCAATTAATTGATTATTTGGATGGAAAACTTATCAACAACTCACAATGAGAAAAATTGAAACTATAAAATGATAAACTattatttaaattaaaaatacGGAAATCAATTGGTATATGGGTAGAAATAGAGTCCTTTTAATGAGGACCACCAAAATGAAGACTAGTTGAGGACTTTCTAATTAACGATTTaggagacccacttttcgattacattacggcaaatcaaccgttagatatttatgtatgcatgagtagatcacttctgaaaattttcttccaaaatgCTAATCGTTAAAAtaccgaactagatcaaatcaatggacgaatcaACTTTGTCAAATATGagcgttcatgttcataactgataaatcacgattatgaatgccttaacgattttcattttggttgaaaaattgcataaatgatctgcacataaatatttatatatctaacggttgatttgtgGAAATATGATCGAAAATTGAGTCTACAAAAAAGTCTTCAACTAATCTTCATTTTAGTGGTTCTCATTAAAAGAGCTATCTGGCTAGAAATTACATGATACTAAATTATAACATCTATGCGAATTGTCACCGGTTCAGATCTAGAGGGCACATAATTTGATTGCATGTAAAGCCTAAATACGTGGTcatccaaaacaaaaacaaacaaaaaaaacaaaaaaaaacctaaatacCTAATTCTAacatatgaaaaaatgaaaattagcCACTACTCACTGTGTATTTGAAAATGACGCGAGAGGACAAACCTAGCTAGCCCAGTCCGTGAGATTCAAGAAATGCGAACTTACATTGAAAATTAAAGCAAATCCAGTACGTTGAAAGCAAACTGGTTGGTAGATTGGGACCGATCGAATCAATGTGGAACGTATATGACGTCACGAGGGACGTATATGTGCTTGGATCATATGAATGTTGGTTTGGATTATCTAAATATCAGAGTGTGAAAGCTAAGCTCTGTTCAAACTTGACCTGCGgctacatatgtatatatgcatatattacCTAATAGCGCTAGCTAGTAAGAAAACGATTTCATAATCAACTCGATCACATGCAATGTCGATCACTCGATCATATGAAAGATGATATTATGATTCTCGATCGTCTTGATTAATTTTCAACCAATTTTGCCACTTTCGTTGGACCTCCTGACTCGTGCATATTGACTAGCTAAGTAAGCTCTATGAGAGATTGCTATCAATCTATTGCCGTCCTATGCACGATGAGTATATGGATAAACGTACCTAATTTATTAATTGCCTAAATTTTAGGCATTGAAACCTATACATACTCTTTTTAATGGCACATACAATTACATTTCTATCTAATTTActtttagttattttttattttatttttttatcttgcaTTGATATTTTTcaccccaatttttttttttttggctgaagttAAAGGTTAATAGAGGCAAGGAGCCACCTTAACCTTTGAGAATTtattaaagaagaaagaaaaagtacaCAAAGGGAGGGggaacaaaaaccaaaacctcccaTACCAAACAGAAAACAGCTATAGGAAAAAACAACTAACAAAAACGGAAATTCGGCATTCCCAAACTGTCATTCTGACAATGTCTGTCAATGAAAGGAGGAGCTAGATCCCACCAAGTCAGATCACTAGAAGTCGCACCGTAATTCGCTAATGCATACCCATGACTCCATTTATCGGATGTACGCGAAGGGACTCCATTCAACCTTCAGCTTGAGGAATCaggatttttagggtttttacatAAATTAGGTTTTTGCATATTAAGAAATTTCTTACTTTTTAAACCAAATGCACGCAGGTTGACAAAAGTAAAATTCGGTATAAAAATAATCACTTATTAAGTTGTCCTCTTCACTCTCTTGTCACTGGTCTTTGCACTTTCGTCATTTTGATCGTCACTCCAATCAAATTTTTGTGGCTACATGATTTTGTTTTAGAACCATAAATTAAGTGTTAACATCATGtaaataataagaaaaaatgGGTTTCACTCACAGATTATCTGACTCAGCTCTTATCTCTAGCTATCTCTCTTGTTCAATTCTTCACCGACTCTCTGGCAGCTCTATAAATAGGGAGGGCCAAGCTGCATTATGTACTCACTCACAAATCACTTCCTTCATACAAATTATTGTTAAGCAAACTAAGAGAAAGATCGATGGCATTCTCAAAGACTATTCTTCTCGTTGCCCTTGTCTTTGCTGTTCTCCTCATCTCCTCTGAGGTCTCAGCTCATGGTGAGTGATATTCTCCCTTTCTGATTAGGGTATTCTCAACATTTCGATGAGTAACTAAAACGCATTACGATTTGGGCCACCAATCACATGAATATTAACTGCAAACTTATTCAACTATTGAGCATTTTCTTGTTAGAAATCCAGATCTTGGTTTATTCATTTACTATATATGTACATCTAGCTATATTGTATATTGTTCTCTTtttcaaaatataatttttatttttgagtacAGAAAATTCTGACCACTTCCACGGCAACGATCATGGACATGGTGGCCATGGACATGGAGGACATGGACATGGAGGCGAAGGAGGACATGGACATGGAGGACATGGAGGACACGGAGGACATGGTGGCCATGGAGGCCGTGGAGGGCACGGAGGGCACGGACCTGGTGCTCATGAAACTGAGAATTAGATACCGTTTGCTGCCTCGCCTAATGTCAGGCGTGCTAGCTGCATTAGTATTATTAGTATGAACTATGAAGCACTTGTTTGTCAAATAAAGTTACTGGTTAATGAGTAGTAATCTGAAAACTCTCAATCAAGCATTGGCAAGTTACTTCTAAGCTTTATCGCTGTACTCTTAATTTGTAATGTATGCCTTGGATGGCCTTGTTATTCACTACAATTTGCAGTTTTGCACGTGGtttattgaagaaaaaaaaaacatagaacaAAAGATACTTTGGTGTATTAAAACTTATCtttgcttttgttgctggtgacataGTTTTTGTGACATCGTCGGAGTTCGCCGGAAATCTTAccaaagtagcttttgttgctagtgacagtagcttttggtgttggtgatagtagcttttattaTCACTGAAGATCTTgccggagttggccggagacctgATGGAGTTGGTCGGGGATCGGCCGAAGACTCGCCGGAGTTGGTCGAGGGTTAGCCGGAGACCTcgctagagaggagagagataatgattgttgactttttactctagtggcatttatgtaaatatgttggtttttatatctaaaatttaacacaatttttaatctagtggttttatgaaagaaagaaaaaagttggTGGCCCAATGGCTAAAAGAACATTAAAAAATggccttatatgtaattaaccaaaTTTTCTATTTATAATTATGTGCGTGAAAATACCCATCTTGCCCTTTGCGACGAATTATGAAACTCTCCTAGCTGATTACTTCCGCGTTTTGAactcgtaacttttcttttattcatttttcgtCGGAAGCTTCTTTAGTTATTTCATGACTCcgtcctaggcccaaaactcgatTTCGTAACACCCACTTCATCTTTCTTCAAATTAACTTCAAGAATCCTTATCTCAATAAGCTCTGGTAATCTTTCTGGCCCAAATGGAAGAACATTGGCCCAAATTTAAATTATAAGGCCCATATTGTGATCTCGACACTAAAATAATCTCCAAAGTCAATTCTTTCACTTAAATAACCTTGCAAAAAATCTTATTGGTGAAAAATTAcctttcaaaaattaaataaaatttctgaggcCTCACacttctaatgaggaccacAAAAATGAGGAATAGTTGATGACTTTTTAATTAACGATTTAggagactcacttttcgattacattacgGCAAATCAACCGtcagatgtttatgtatgcatgagtacATCACTTCTGAATTTTTCTTCCAAAATGCTAATCGTTAAGATaccaaactagatcaaatcaatggacgaaccaactctgtcaaacatgaatcgttcatgttcataactgataaatcacaattatgaatgtcttaacgatttttaatttggttgaaaaattgcatagatgatctacacataaatatttgtacatctaacggttgatttacgGAAATGTGATCTAAAAGTGAGTCTAACAAAATGGTTTTCAAATAGTCATCAATTTAGTGATTCTCATCAGAACAGCTCTCTCGCTAGAAACTACATGATACTAAATTATAATATCTATGCGAACTGTCACCTGTTCAAATCTAGAGGGCACATAATTTGACTGCATGTAAAGCCTAAGTGCCTAACACTAACATATAAAAAATGACAAATTAGCCACTACTTACTgttgttagcgtgagtcatggcaCGATATTAGGAAttgaatatattgtaattatattGTAGTTAGTACTTATCTGTTCTATATGTGGGGGAGAATAGAGACGTAAGTCAATTATATTATTGTATctctctttatatacctccataTGTGAGAAGAAtagatatcagaaaattcattctctatatctcgtcttatttgacttggtatcagagcaaagatccgagaggactttgtctcttattTTCTACTTCTAATTTTCTTAGTTCGAAGAATTTCAAAAAACCCCATTGTTAGGGTTATTGTTTTTTCCTTAAACGACGTTACTCTCGATCGTCTTCTTCTTGGACTTCAACGTCTTCATACCCAATCACCTTCTTTCTGCAACAGATCCGGCATCAGACCAAATAGTCGTCCATCCCCAGTCGCTCGTCTTCAGCCCAAGACCGCCGTCGCTCATCTTGCCCAGTCGGCTTCGTCTTCAGCCCGAAACCGCCGCCGCCATCTCTCATCAACCCAGATCGGCGTCCTCCTCTCTTGATCCAGCCCGGTGTCATTGTTGGTTACCAGCCCAGAATCGTTCCTCCCCCTCGATTACCAGACCGGCGTCAACTTTCTCTGTCCAGATCGGAGCCGGTTTTTCTATCCAGATCGGTGTCTGCAATCAAAGCGTCTGCAGTCAAAATGACCCGACCCGAGCGACAAGGCGACCCGTGCAACAAGTCAAACCCGGGTCAACCCGACCCGTGCAacaggttccaaaaaaaaaaaaggaaaaaaaaaatctgcacattctattattattctttttaagtcttttgtttgttttccgcTGCATATTTTGTGTGATTATACTACTATATTGTTGCAATGTGTGGTGATGATAGTGAAGGTCAGAGTTCTAAGACCAATGAGGTCCAAAAGATTGAGGTTTCTGTTCGAAGTTCAGACAGTGGTTCTTTTGGGGGTCCAAAACTCAACGGTACCAATTTTCgcacatggaagaagattatgtctgtcTATCTTCGGGGCATACACAAGATGGagcatgtgactggaacaaccAAAGCTCCTAGTGAGGAAGATGCGGatgcctatgctaagtgggaggatgatgatggatctgTGATGGCTCTCTTATTCAAAGCCATGACTGAAGATGTGCTACAGTTGGTGGAAGAGTGTGAGACTGCTGAAACAATATTGAAGACGTTGGGGGATTTGTATaccaatgagtctgattttatacaggttcatgaattgatgtgtaaagctgctagtatgcaacagaatgggaaaccagtagctgtgtattACACCAAgttgaagaatgtatgggctgaaattgatcagaagcgtccttgcaagatcaagaatcaggaagatcttgtgtggtaccagaaggagaaggagctagaaagaGTTCATGTAttcctgagagggcttgatgagaagcatagcagtgctaatcaaaaatgaaatgatgatggatctgtgatggctctcttaacaaaaagataatgaatgtaaagaaataaaaataaaaatgaaatgtaaacaataaaaatgagaatgttgggtgttagggaggttccttcacccaaatctcatgtgtcggaagctaatctaatatagatgcatatttcctattttggcgatagtcgtatccaaggcggttcaaggctcaaggaccgaaattccctttcatggtattcctactcagattcaagggtcgtagggactcacttggcatgaattagagccggttcaagggtcactaattcacatcaagaggcgtagagatcgagaaattagactactaagcgacccgccagCGCAATCActcaacgggtgtaaatcaccatgcttataacccctcgaatacgaaattggaggtttctagcttaggaattagagggagtcAAGCCCCTAACTCCATTCTAGACATgttcaaaatacacaccctagagttgactaggctcctagacatgcattttaacccaacaaaaatagatataagcatccatcatatgaaaattgcatcattacattaaattaaacatcttttacacaaaatttgggttagggacacaaccctaaaacccaacaagaaaattactcacaacccataatcatggacatcaaaattacaaaattcaaatagaaaagagaagagaagtgtaggagaacacaaaggtagccacaattagctagggAGCTAATATGACTtctcttgaattacaactcccacaaatacctaaagcttgaatcttgtagcttttgatgaatccttgaagtttgtgtgagaaattctatgaatacccaaaagaaaactaaaactattatgaaaaatggaggaggaggagaggagagagagagcagcccaaaagggCTGCTTTGTTTTAGGTGTGGTGCGGCAACTGTAGGTCTCCTTCTTTCTTCCCCCTGGGAATAAGGGTTGGTGCTATATATTTGGAGTCGTGGTGGCTGTTGatcaaagaaagaggaaaaatgaaTGCATCTTTTCCATTGGTCGAGAGGGGAAGAGAATTTAACGGTGATGGCTGCTGTGAATGTATAGGAGCACGTGctggtttttcttttggtcgGGAGACAATCAAATGATATTGGCCAGGACACGTGGCATGACCAAAATTGGTCTTGGCGGTGCAGATGCAATGATGCATTGTTTAATTAACCATTTGGTTAATTAAATGATTGTGTCATCATGCATGGACTATTATATatgtaaatataaatataaatatatatatatatataaatatatatagaaatatatatatatatatatatatatatttctgtttCTATTTCTAAAATCTATCCCGCCGCACGTAACGTTATGGATTTATATTCCGCTCCTTCACCGGCATTGACTATGGTTAACCCATAACGATCACTTCGTCCTTTTATCGGAAATTCCAAATTGCGCTCTTTTTGCattattttctctcaatttccttAACTCCACTTATtacctacaaaataaataaaattggattaacTACATTATAATTGTCTCAAGTAttagcttatttctagtgttttagatacaattacatgcatataaataCTTGTAAtcagcgtccttgcaagatcaagaatcaggaagatcttgtgtggtaccagaaggagaaggagctagaaagaGTTCATGTAttcctgagagggcttgatgagaagcatagcagtgccaagggagaattgttcagaatgacagaccctcctagtttgaacacagcttttacatacatccgtaaggatgagtctcagcaggaaagttttaaacatgcacaggttgaagtatctagcctagccattcaagcTAAGTCACCGGCACTTTTCCTTCAACagcagagttcagccccacttcatcagcaaggtttcccacaaggtTTCACCAACCAccctcgtcctcaatgttcttattgcaacgaccttgggcatgttcgggagacttgttggaagttgaacccataccttaaacctaaaaagcaaggttattgTCTTAAGGCgaaagcagctgctgttcaattggtccaagaaccagatttctatggagtggctggccaagatcatcatacagcaggtggagctactcctacagcctctatagctggtcgaggtaaaattggtatggctttaaatgtttctaactttgttggttctgatacatggattattgattctggtgctccgatcatatgacttatgacaaatcatattatactgaattgtcttcccacCAATGTCCTATATAACCAATGTCAATGGTGAGGCATTTCCTGtattagggtcagggtcagttcaTATTACTCCCACCTTaaaacttcataatgtgttatatgtgcctgacttatctcacCATTTGATATATGTTCCCCATTTGAATattgagtctaaatgctccatAACCTTTTATccatgtatgtgattttttaggatcttctcaccagggagataatcggtcgggggtatctgagggacaggttgttccatctggatcagacatacgcaggagagaaactaggagcacagtcccgcaccgctttgacttcgatttctgataagctaagtgaaatttggttgtggcattgcCGTTTTAGGCAtccctcttttagtcttataagaaaaaccatgcctactttgtttattggtaTGGATGAGTctattttacattgtgaaacatgtgttttggcaaaGAGTCAttgtgctacttattctcctagtatttctaataaaagtgttaatccttttgagttgattcattttgatgtttggggaccttttAGAGAACCCATtgtatcgggtatgagatattttatgttgtttattgatgattgtacgagattatcatgggttgctcttctaaaaccaaagatgaagtatttccagcttttcaaacctttcgcactcttgttcaaacacaataccatagcaccattaaagtccttcgttctgacaatgggggagaatatgttaatcatgttttctaagagtttttcaaaacccatgggattgttcaccaaactacatgtccacaaacaccagaacaaaatgaagtgtctgaaaggaaaaaccgtcatttacttgatatggctcgtgcccttctctttagtgctcatatgcctaagtatctttgaggcaatgctatacatgcttcctcccatcttatcaatcgtcttccatccagtgtcctttagggaaaaattccatttgaggttcttgcatctcatgtctccttaccttcatttcataatcttccagctcgtgtctttggttgtgttgcttttgtcc
It encodes:
- the LOC112201439 gene encoding cold and drought-regulated protein CORA, translated to MAFSKTILLVALVFAVLLISSEVSAHENSDHFHGNDHGHGGHGHGGHGHGGEGGHGHGGHGGHGGHGGHGGRGGHGGHGPGAHETEN